In Oncorhynchus gorbuscha isolate QuinsamMale2020 ecotype Even-year linkage group LG08, OgorEven_v1.0, whole genome shotgun sequence, one genomic interval encodes:
- the LOC124040822 gene encoding androgen-dependent TFPI-regulating protein: MIAKVRIVYHITAFSWYAFIIKSLAAKDGEKLPPGIFEYGGPWKYLTFLNLLLQMVFFGMAVVNDLQTGKNTVKGLNKWKDLIFSVLAFPVGMFVVLLFWVIFAYDRQLVYPESLDAFFPPWMNHAMHTVVMPVLLGEILLQHHVYPKTKNGLAALGVVGLAYLGWVIFIYLAVGLWVYPLLGLLSTSGVLGLFLLNMTVVAMMYLLGRTLNNCVWGKGKTVTKNK; this comes from the exons ATGATTGCAAAAGTGAGAATAGTTTACCATATCACAGCTTTCAGCTGGTATGCCTTTATCATTAAGTCCCTGGCTGCTAAGGATGGAGAGAAGTTACCACCTGGAATCTTTGAGTATGGTGGACCCTGGAAGTACCTTACTTTCCTCAACCTG TTATTGCAGATGGTGTTCTTTGGGATGGCCGTGGTGAATGATCTTCAGACTGGGAAAAACACAGTCAAGGGTCTTAATAAGTGGAAAGACCTCATCTTCTCTGTCCTTGCCTTCCCTGTAGGCATG TTTGTGGTGCTGCTTTTCTGGGTGATCTTTGCCTACGACAGGCAGCTTGTCTACCCAGAATCTTTAGATGCCTTCTTTCCTCCCTGGATGAATCATGCTATG CACACCGTTGTTATGCCTGTCTTACTTGGGGAGATCCTGCTTCAACATCATGTGTACCCAAAGACTAAAAACGGCTTAGCTGCCTTAGGAGTTGTGGGCTTGGCTTACTTGGGCTG GGTGATATTTATCTACTTGGCGGTAGGTCTTTGGGTGTATCCTCTCCTCGGACTCCTTAGCACCTCGGGTGTGTTGGGGTTATTCCTCTTAAACATGACAGTGGTGGCAATGATGTATCTGCTAGGACGGACCCTAAACAACTGTGTCTGGG GAAAAGGCAAGACGGTGACTAAAAATAAATGA
- the fam83ha gene encoding protein FAM83H isoform X2, with translation MDTFTDVDIFADILDAAMRNVAVYIILDEQNAHHFTSMASNCRVNLENIQFMRVRTVSGVTYHCRSGKTFKGQMMDRFLLTDCRAVLSGNYSFMWSFEKLHRCMAHLFLGQLVTTFDEEFRILFAQSQPLVLENVLVPMPHYSSLSDSQYSSDRTLFFRDHRKFLPIDSSRPVEWARHSYDDRMDMVQNMMPPGRCEPIHSSLDQGPLDMYSNKYSSQQFKLEQQSFMAQGLPMMQSNTMEFAGSKRHSYAEGTYAGHSSSQFMQHQAIHSFEGDTATQNRKIHGEQHHYQRTGLEPGYSGYDQFRDQGYPLMDQYSESGYPHGIAIEPPDNYDPVLNYLSSSNLAVELGHGSNKLSSPGEGPFSQSNPKRLSMGQPHACQTSPTQQNPFEQRSFFVRSGSDCKTQDPSAKQGMRDWRISSYLSAYDDAGEEEIPQPMGNDPFQEPLNPSQGKLFAPLVSDPRFSAKELPKIPGLRLNKPTCPEHSRTLEIIVGLDAQTTLTPPSESSSTTEGDKSEEMDVKEPKREESFRRRFNPAIQRTSRLRSSLIFSSQLEQHISQEQKYNSGQHCEETANEEDDPSRLSLTAQVWGKRRSITREPFEWRLKSAIVDNSTIESLKSEDITTDSGDKELTKYLPVSTGKVSSMEQPNSAHEEQTKTVESAHPSKPSQVEKPKTIQSAHQASSLSNKSYIDMNDPDSRFFFFKELAAKRKVAKAAESESSAEKAPVKPVTPFDMKIKEPVTRIEPNLPIATLNPADTSNNKPAPAETSTNKPAPSTEAPPNPSDTFTTKPTTSTEDPLYPADTSIKKTATSTEASSETLETSPVLQENKTSMAKCGSLLDVKEHHSKNKEQQDLQLPKSDSKTFLRDKLSCVDGLLRVSTDTEKIELKNSRNQSVSKVNPRDTSTFLKSTSNQCSFNISPKDFSVYKLSPKKPKSFNPASNELNPSLPLTLTEASSSSYPTPKGLSSTSLTSSTNAAKELSSALTPTLKEPSSSIPMSKQPLPSSKPITVESNIPLSPTQSEPDVSHKQDKTDSKEYLSPIPMQSCSSSIPATEFSPLPNPTQTQSSFLPKSTLVGSISSTPMESNTSPKPSTKESLSTIATTELRSSSPKTNPIKSYSSPCPGQHESVLSLKHSKTACNSSPKPATVSNDSYNSSPPSSKHVMEETNKSLIFTPTKSSSPPEPTPTESSASTKPTPRELNPLPSTTPTEPSASTGPTLTESSASSNPTPTKSHSSLTCGSGGSVVCPKPGQTKSRTSPNLTPKESCSSPNHTLTEPTSPFNHVLVESVPSSNSNPTESTASHDTAPAPPVIVDNSKEGKPSKLNKEQKVGSSAAYKGEKIAGDPETKRKTAPGESASHGSQSPDETKENNSTMKPESTTDQSNPIPPPVKQPKVSQSHYHLSTANVLSSSNLRDDTKLLLEQISANSQSRTELTKESAVTDDAKQDEADRGVSGKEEASARRQIGGPARTSQEREKLLQRIDSMRKGRKVYSRFEMAP, from the exons TTCATGCGTGTCAGAACTGTGTCAGGGGTCACCTATCACTGTCGCTCTGGGAAGACCTTCAAGGGTCAGATGATGGATCGCTTCTTGCTGACAGACTGCAGGGCAGTCCTGAGTGGAAACTATAG CTTCATGTGGTCTTTTGAGAAGCTTCACCGTTGCATGGCTCACCTCTTCCTTGGACAGCTTGTGACTACTTTTGATGAGGAGTTCCGGATCCTGTTTGCACAGTCCCAACCTTTGGTACTGGAAAATGTCCTTGTTCCAATGCCACACTACAGCAGTTTATCTGACAGTCAATACAGCAGTGATCGGACATTATTTTTCAGAGATCACAGAAAGTTCCTCCCCATAGACAGCTCTCGTCCTGTAGAATGGGCTAGACATTCCTATGATGACCGTATGGATATGGTTCAGAATATGATGCCTCCTGGAAGGTGTGAGCCTATCCACAGTTCACTAGATCAAGGTCCACTAGATATGTACAGCAACAAGTACTCCTCCCAGCaatttaaactggagcagcagtctTTTATGGCACAAGGTCTCCCCATGATGCAGTCAAACACAATGGAGTTTGCTGGCTCTAAAAGGCACAGTTATGCAGAGGGCACTTATGCCGGACATTCCTCCTCTCAATTCATGCAGCACCAAGCCATTCACAGCTTTGAGGGGGATACGGCAACCCAGAACAGGAAGATACATGGGGAACAGCATCACTATCAGAGAACAGGGCTAGAACCAGGTTATAGCGGCTACGATCAATTCAGGGACCAAGGGTACCCTCTGATGGATCAGTATTCTGAGTCTGGGTACCCACATGGAATAGCGATAGAGCCACCAGACAACTATGACCCTGTACTGAATTATTTGTCATCATCAAACCTTGCTGTGGAGCTGGGACATGGCTCAAACAAATTATCAAGTCCAGGAGAGGGTCCCTTTAGTCAGTCAAACCCCAAAAGACTGAGCATGGGCCAGCCTCATGCCTGTCAGACCTCCCCAACACAACAAAACCCATTTGAACAGAGATCATTTTTTGTCAGGTCTGGTTCGGACTGTAAAACACAGGATCCCAGTGCAAAGCAGGGGATGCGAGATTGGAGGATCAGCTCATACCTCAGTGCATATGATGatgcaggagaggaagagattCCACAGCCTATGGGAAATGACCCCTTTCAAGAGCCCCTTAATCCATCACAAGGCAAATTATTTGCTCCACTGGTATCAGATCCCAGGTTTAGTGCCAAAGAGTTACCCAAGATTCCAGGGCTCAGGTTAAACAAGCCCACCTGCCCAGAACACTCAAGAACACTAGAAATTATTGTTGGCTTAGATGCCCAAACAACACTAACACCACCTTCGGAGTCGTCATCAACCACTGAAGGTGACAAATCAGAGGAGATGGATGTAAAAGAGCCCAAAAGAGAAGAGTCATTCCGTAGGAGGTTCAATCCTGCTATCCAAAGGACCTCGAGACTAAGATCCTCACTAATCTTCAGCTCACAACTCGAACAGCATATCTCACAGGAACAGAAATATAACTCTGGCCAACACTGTGAGGAAACTGCCAATGAGGAAGATGACCCATCTAGATTATCCTTGACAGCTCAGGTTTGGGGGAAAAGAAGATCCATTACAAGAGAACCTTTTGAATGGAGACTTAAGTCAGCGATAGTTGATAATTCAACCATTGAGTCTTTGAAATCTGAGGACATCACTACTGATTCGGGTGATAAGGAATTGACAAAGTATCTTCCTGTGAGCACTGGCAAGGTTTCTTCAATGGAACAACCTAATTCTGCCCATGAAGAACAAACCAAAACGGTAGAATCTGCACACCCATCCAAACCTTCTCAAGTTGAGAAACCCAAAACTATACAATCAGCACACCAGGCATCTTCATTGAGCAATAAATCCTATATAGATATGAATGATCCAGACAGTAggttctttttttttaaagagttggCTGCCAAACGAAAAGTTGCAAAGGCTGCAGAGTCTGAGAGCAGCGCTGAAAAAGCTCCTGTAAAACCAGTGACTCCATTTGACATGAAAATTAAGGAACCAGTCACAAGGATAGAACCTAACCTTCCAATAGCCACACTAAATCCAGCAGATACTTCAAACAATAAGCCAGCTCCAGCAGAAACTTCAACCAATAAGCCAGCTCCATCAACAGAGGCACCTCCTAATCCATCAGATACTTTCACCACAAAGCCAACAACATCGACAGAAGACCCACTTTATCCAGCAGATACTTCAATAAAAAAGACAGCTACATCAACAGAAGCATCATCAGAAACACTGGAGACTTCACCAGTGTTACAGGAGAACAAAACATCCATGGCAAAATGTGGCTCCTTACTTGATGTCAAAGAACACCATTCTAAAAATAAAGAACAGCAAGACCTTCAACTTCCCAAAAGTGACTCCAAAACATTCCTCAGGGATAAATTATCTTGTGTCGATGGCCTACTTAGAGTCTCTACTGATACTGAGAAGATAGAGCTGAAGAACAGTCGGAACCAAAGTGTGTCTAAAGTTAACCCTAGAGATACAAGTACATTTCTTAAGAGCACCTCAAATCAGTGTTCCTTTAACATCTCCCCAAAGGATTTCAGTGTATATAAACTATCTCCAAAGAAACCAAAGTCATTCAATCCTGCTTCAAATGAGCTAAACCCATCTCTTCCACTCACACTAACAGAAGCTAGCTCATCTTCATATCCGACACCAAAAGGTTTAAGCTCAACTAGTCTCACTTCATCAACAAATGCAGCAAAGGAGTTGAGCTCAGCCCTTACCCCCACCCTTAAGGAGCCCAGTTCATCTATCCCCATGTCAAAGCAGCCATTACCATCCTCTAAACCTATCACAGTAGAGTCCAACATACCTCTGAGCCCCACCCAATCTGAGCCAGATGTGTCTCATAAGCAGGACAAAACAGATTCCAAGGAATATCTCAGCCCTATCCCAATGCAATCTTGCTCATCCTCAATCCCTGCAACAGAATTTAGCCCTCTGCCAAACCCTACCCAAACACAATCTAGTTTCTTACCCAAGTCCACCTTAGTTGGGTCAATTTCATCAACACCAATGGAATCTAACACCTCTCCCAAACCCTCCACAAAGGAGTCATTGTCTACAATTGCCACAACTGAGTTGAGGTCATCCTCTCCTAAGACCAACCCAATAAAATCCTATTCCTCCCCTTGTCCTGGCCAACATGAGTCGGTTTTGTCACTCAAACATTCCAAAACAGCATGCAACTCCTCTCCAAAGCCCGCTACAGTGTCCAATGACTCTTACAACTCTTCACCTCCATCTTCAAAGCATGTCATGGAAGAAACCAACAAATCTCTCATCTTCACACCAACAAAGTCTAGCTCTCCTCCTGAGCCTACCCCAACAGAATCTAGTGCTTCAACCAAACCAACACCAAGAGAACTCAACCCTCTTCCTAGCACCACCCCAACGGAACCAAGTGCATCAACGGGCCCGACCCTAACAGAATCAAGTGCATCTTCTAACCCAACCCCAACAAAATCACACTCCTCCCTTACATGTGGGTCAGGTGGATCAGTTGTGTGTCCCAAGCCTGGCCAAACAAAGTCCAGAACTTCTCCAAACCTCACCCCAAAAGAATCTTGTTCCTCTCCTAATCATACCCTAACTGAACCTACCTCACCATTCAACCATGTCCTTGTGGAATCCGTCCCATCAAGCAACTCAAACCCAACTGAATCCACTGCTTCTCATGACACTGCCCCAGCTCCACCCGTCATTGTGGATAACAGTAAGGAGGGCAAACCAAGTAAACTTAACAAGGAGCAAAAAGTGGGAAGTTCTGCAGCTTATAAAGGTGAGAAGATAGCAGGTGATCCTGAAACTAAGAGAAAAACTGCTCCTGGAGAATCTGCCTCCCATGGATCTCAGAGTCCTGATGAGACCAAAGAGAATAACAGCACTATGAAACCAGAGAGCACAACAGATCAAAGCAATCCTATACCACCCCCAGTGAAGCAACCTAAAGTAAGCCAGTCCCACTACCATTTGTCTACTGCCAATGTACTCTCTAGCAGCAACCTAAGAGATGACACAAAGCTCCTATTAGAGCAGATTTCTGCTAACAGCCAGAGCAGGACAGAACTCACTAAAGAATCTGCTGTCACTGATGATGCCAAACAGGATGAGGCTGACCGGGGTGTTAGTGGTAAGGAGGAAGCATCAGCCCGACGACAGATCGGAGGCCCGGCTAGAACTTCTCAGGAGAGGGAGAAGCTTCTTCAGAGAATCGATAGCATGCGGAAGGGGAGGAAAGTCTACAGCCGCTTTGAG ATGGCGCCTTAA